From a region of the Spelaeicoccus albus genome:
- a CDS encoding class II 3-deoxy-7-phosphoheptulonate synthase, with protein sequence MTLSTEPHFSTTGHQTAEPSVVAGLDAWRELNPLQQPTYLDSEAHKRAISELSTLPPLIFAGEADVLKAKLAAAARGEAFVLQGGDCAESFSGATADKIRNRVRTVLQMSAVLTYGGSLPVVKVGRMAGQFAKPRSSDTETRDGVTLPAFRGDIVNDHEFTPESRAHDPQRLLRAYHTAASTLNLIRAFTSGGFADLRLVHEWNRGFLANNANYHRYEALAAEIDRAIKFMDACGADFDALRTVEFFSSHEALLLDYERALTRIDSRTGNPYDVSAHFLWIGERTRDLDGAHVDFLARVRNPIGVKLGPTSTADDALSLIDKLDPEHEPGRLTFVTRMGADKIRDVLPDVLRRVGEEAPQVLWMCDPMHGNTITSKSGYKTRRFDDVMSEVAGFFEAHKEAGTIPGGLHVELTGDDVTEVLGGAAHIEDDGLGDRYESLVDPRLNHEQSLEMAFQVAELLKK encoded by the coding sequence GTGACGCTCAGCACCGAACCCCATTTCTCGACCACCGGCCACCAAACGGCGGAACCATCGGTTGTCGCCGGCCTTGACGCATGGCGGGAGCTCAACCCGCTGCAACAGCCGACGTATCTCGATTCCGAAGCGCACAAACGTGCCATTTCCGAATTGTCGACGCTGCCGCCGCTGATCTTTGCCGGCGAGGCCGACGTCCTGAAGGCGAAACTTGCTGCGGCGGCCCGAGGTGAAGCGTTCGTGCTCCAGGGCGGCGACTGCGCAGAGAGCTTCAGCGGCGCGACTGCCGACAAGATCCGCAACCGCGTGCGCACCGTGCTGCAAATGTCGGCAGTGCTCACGTACGGCGGATCGCTGCCGGTCGTCAAGGTCGGGCGGATGGCCGGCCAGTTCGCCAAGCCGCGTTCATCGGACACCGAGACCCGCGACGGCGTCACGTTGCCGGCGTTCCGCGGCGACATCGTCAACGATCACGAATTCACGCCGGAATCCCGCGCTCACGACCCGCAGCGCTTGCTGCGCGCCTACCACACGGCCGCCTCGACGCTGAACCTGATTCGGGCGTTCACATCCGGCGGGTTCGCCGATCTGCGGCTCGTGCACGAATGGAACAGGGGTTTCCTGGCCAATAATGCCAACTACCACCGCTACGAGGCCTTGGCAGCGGAAATCGACCGCGCCATCAAGTTCATGGATGCGTGCGGCGCGGACTTCGACGCGCTGCGGACGGTGGAATTCTTCTCGAGCCACGAGGCGCTGCTGCTTGATTACGAACGCGCGCTGACCCGCATCGATTCGCGCACCGGTAATCCGTACGACGTGTCGGCGCACTTCCTCTGGATCGGGGAGCGCACCCGCGATCTGGACGGCGCGCACGTGGACTTCCTGGCCCGGGTGCGCAACCCGATCGGCGTGAAGCTGGGGCCGACGTCGACCGCCGACGATGCGCTGTCGCTGATCGACAAGCTCGACCCCGAGCATGAACCCGGACGGCTGACTTTCGTCACGAGGATGGGCGCCGACAAGATCCGCGACGTGCTGCCCGACGTGCTCCGACGCGTCGGCGAAGAAGCGCCGCAGGTGCTGTGGATGTGCGATCCGATGCACGGCAACACCATCACGTCGAAGTCCGGCTACAAGACGCGCCGGTTCGACGATGTGATGAGCGAGGTGGCCGGATTCTTCGAGGCACACAAGGAAGCCGGCACCATTCCGGGCGGCCTACACGTCGAACTGACCGGCGACGACGTCACCGAAGTACTCGGCGGAGCGGCGCATATTGAGGACGACGGACTCGGCGATCGCTACGAGTCACTCGTCGATCCGCGCCTGAACCACGAGCAATCGCTGGAAATGGCGTTCCAGGTCGCGGAGCTTTTGAAGAAATGA
- a CDS encoding bifunctional nuclease family protein, giving the protein MLELEVIGVRIEMPANQPVLLLRASGTPRYLPVWIGAPEANAIALAQQGMTPPRPLTHDLLLNVAEELGATLTEVRIVELRDKVFFADLVFGESKTVSARTSDAVALALRAGCPVMCADEVFDEGGIEMPEEDEDEVEKFKEFLDHVSAEDFESGEE; this is encoded by the coding sequence GTGCTTGAACTCGAAGTGATCGGTGTCCGGATCGAAATGCCGGCGAACCAGCCCGTGCTGCTTTTGCGGGCCAGCGGGACGCCGCGATATCTGCCCGTGTGGATCGGAGCGCCGGAAGCGAACGCGATCGCGTTGGCCCAGCAGGGGATGACCCCGCCGCGCCCGCTCACGCACGATCTGTTGCTCAACGTTGCCGAAGAATTGGGCGCCACGCTCACCGAGGTGCGGATCGTCGAACTGCGCGACAAGGTCTTCTTCGCCGACCTGGTGTTTGGCGAGTCGAAGACCGTGAGCGCACGCACGTCGGACGCCGTCGCGCTGGCTTTGCGGGCCGGCTGCCCGGTGATGTGCGCCGATGAAGTCTTTGACGAGGGCGGTATCGAAATGCCCGAAGAGGACGAAGATGAGGTCGAGAAATTCAAGGAATTCCTTGACCACGTGTCGGCCGAAGATTTTGAGTCAGGCGAAGAGTAG
- a CDS encoding MerR family transcriptional regulator, translated as MPAGLTIGKLVAAVERRGYRVTAPTLRFWEARGLVVPERTASGYRHYDASDVDRVETICRLQSDTHMPLAAIADYLDALDRGLEPALPDAAPPEPPRVGVGESETEPGDDGGMLELTADELCRAAGIDAEFLSSLQSYGLLADGEHFDRTAARIAAAARVLAEHGIEPRHLRPFSAAAERELALVDAVIAPATRTLDGSPRGTSSGAVGDAEQGGDGVPPDAEELAAACGQLHAALLMAKLPGRY; from the coding sequence GTGCCGGCAGGGCTGACCATCGGCAAACTCGTCGCGGCCGTCGAGCGCCGCGGCTACCGGGTCACGGCGCCGACCTTGCGATTTTGGGAAGCGCGCGGACTTGTTGTTCCCGAGCGGACGGCGTCCGGCTACCGGCACTACGACGCGAGCGACGTCGACCGCGTCGAGACGATCTGCCGACTGCAATCCGACACCCATATGCCGCTCGCCGCGATTGCCGACTATCTCGATGCGCTCGACCGAGGCCTCGAACCGGCGTTGCCGGACGCCGCCCCTCCCGAGCCGCCGCGGGTGGGCGTCGGCGAGTCGGAGACCGAACCGGGCGACGATGGGGGCATGCTCGAGCTGACCGCCGACGAGCTGTGCCGGGCCGCCGGAATCGATGCGGAATTCCTCTCATCGCTGCAGTCGTACGGATTGCTGGCGGACGGCGAGCACTTCGACCGCACCGCGGCACGGATCGCCGCCGCTGCCCGGGTGCTCGCCGAACACGGCATCGAGCCGCGTCATCTACGGCCGTTCAGCGCGGCGGCCGAACGCGAACTCGCCCTCGTCGACGCGGTCATCGCCCCGGCAACGCGCACGCTCGACGGGTCGCCGCGGGGCACGTCGTCCGGCGCCGTCGGCGACGCCGAACAGGGCGGCGACGGCGTGCCGCCGGACGCCGAAGAACTTGCCGCTGCGTGCGGCCAACTGCACGCGGCTTTGCTGATGGCGAAACTGCCCGGCCGATACTGA
- a CDS encoding FHA domain-containing protein gives MSESEFLGNVPSESSDDETGVGKIPAFDSSSTGIGSSSTGEIPDARLLELFSDEDIAAIESLPVGSALLFVVRGPDAGSRFLLSADTVTVGRSPKNDIFFDDVTVSRKHAKFVKSGSGYLIQDVGSLNGTYVGRERVDSHQLAPGDSLQIGKFRMIYQCRQG, from the coding sequence TTGTCTGAATCAGAATTTCTCGGCAATGTCCCGTCCGAATCCTCGGACGACGAGACGGGCGTCGGCAAGATCCCCGCGTTCGATTCGTCGAGCACCGGAATCGGGTCGAGCAGCACGGGGGAGATCCCCGATGCGCGTCTGCTGGAATTGTTCAGCGACGAAGACATCGCGGCCATCGAGTCGCTTCCGGTCGGCTCGGCGCTGCTGTTCGTCGTGCGCGGGCCCGACGCCGGGTCGAGGTTCTTGCTCAGCGCCGATACCGTCACGGTCGGCAGGTCGCCGAAAAACGACATCTTTTTCGACGATGTCACCGTGTCGCGCAAGCACGCGAAATTCGTCAAATCGGGGAGCGGTTACCTCATTCAGGACGTCGGGTCCCTCAACGGCACATACGTCGGCCGCGAACGCGTCGACTCGCATCAGCTCGCGCCCGGGGACAGTCTGCAGATCGGCAAGTTCCGGATGATCTATCAGTGCCGGCAGGGCTGA
- the gcvH gene encoding glycine cleavage system protein GcvH has translation MSELNYPENLRYTAEHEWVDVTDSATTVRVGITSFAQDSLGDVVFVDPPQTGEEVTSGTACGEIESTKSVSDIYAPLDGTVSAVNDKLEDNPELVNSDPYGDGWLFELTIADATVVESLLSASDYSSQIS, from the coding sequence ATGTCTGAACTGAATTATCCGGAAAATCTGCGCTACACGGCGGAACACGAATGGGTCGACGTGACTGATTCCGCCACGACGGTGCGGGTCGGCATCACCTCGTTTGCACAGGACTCTCTCGGCGATGTCGTCTTCGTCGATCCGCCGCAGACCGGCGAAGAAGTCACGTCCGGTACGGCGTGCGGGGAAATCGAATCGACAAAGAGCGTCAGCGATATCTACGCCCCTCTCGACGGCACCGTGTCAGCGGTCAACGATAAGCTTGAAGACAACCCGGAATTAGTCAATTCGGACCCCTACGGCGACGGTTGGCTCTTCGAGTTGACGATAGCCGACGCGACGGTTGTGGAATCGCTTTTGAGCGCTTCGGATTATTCGTCGCAAATTAGCTAA
- a CDS encoding DUF881 domain-containing protein, translated as MTDPQTPTDPQNTTPDDGLTPWQRLRHAFSLRRARSQLLAGLLCAVLGFTIVAQIRHTDESGLDTLSQSDLVRVLDDAGTRNDRLQSDAENLQRTRDRLESGSGNKKAALNRARKQADDLAILAGTAKAVGPGVTLTVTDPQSKVTSADVLNMIEELRDAGAEAIQIGHVRVVASTAIVNDGDAVSVGGARVASPYRLRVIGDADTIATALKIPGGVSDVVNTRGGKLTISKHKKVSVTAVVPEQNSK; from the coding sequence ATGACCGATCCACAAACCCCGACCGATCCACAGAACACGACGCCGGACGACGGGCTCACGCCTTGGCAGCGGCTGCGTCACGCATTCTCGCTGCGGCGCGCCCGCTCCCAGCTCCTGGCCGGCTTGCTGTGCGCCGTCCTCGGGTTCACCATCGTCGCGCAGATCCGCCACACCGACGAAAGCGGGCTCGACACGCTGTCGCAATCGGATCTCGTGCGAGTTCTCGACGACGCCGGCACCCGCAACGACCGACTTCAGTCGGACGCCGAAAATCTCCAGCGCACGCGCGACCGCCTCGAATCCGGGTCGGGCAACAAGAAGGCAGCCCTGAACCGGGCACGCAAGCAGGCCGACGACCTGGCCATCCTGGCCGGCACGGCAAAAGCCGTCGGCCCCGGCGTGACCCTGACGGTGACCGACCCGCAGTCGAAGGTCACGTCGGCCGACGTCCTGAACATGATCGAAGAACTGCGCGATGCCGGCGCCGAGGCCATCCAAATAGGACACGTGCGCGTCGTTGCGTCCACGGCGATCGTGAACGACGGCGATGCCGTGTCCGTCGGTGGCGCACGGGTCGCTTCGCCCTACCGGCTCCGCGTCATCGGCGACGCCGACACCATCGCGACGGCGTTGAAAATCCCCGGCGGCGTCAGCGACGTGGTGAACACGCGCGGGGGAAAGCTGACGATCTCCAAGCACAAAAAAGTGTCCGTGACCGCCGTCGTCCCGGAACAAAATTCAAAATAG
- a CDS encoding small basic family protein — MIALLGLLVGVGVGIWLEPAVPALIQPYLPIAIVAALDALAGALRAVLAGTFNDRVFIVSFLSNVVVAALIVFIGDKLGVGSQLSTGVVVVLGIRIFTNVAAIRRQLFKA, encoded by the coding sequence GTGATAGCGCTCCTGGGACTACTTGTCGGCGTCGGCGTCGGCATCTGGCTGGAACCCGCCGTACCGGCGCTCATCCAGCCGTACCTGCCGATCGCCATCGTGGCCGCGCTCGACGCGCTCGCCGGCGCCCTCCGCGCAGTCCTGGCCGGCACCTTCAACGACCGAGTCTTCATCGTCTCGTTCCTCTCGAACGTTGTCGTGGCCGCCTTGATCGTGTTCATCGGCGACAAACTCGGCGTCGGCAGCCAGCTCTCGACCGGCGTGGTCGTCGTCCTCGGCATCCGGATCTTCACCAACGTCGCGGCCATCCGCAGGCAGCTGTTCAAAGCATGA
- a CDS encoding DUF881 domain-containing protein: MTAPTRGSDTGYPNTMSLLQSLWQNDPSPEYAEAAARGHRTSKPKHAVIVAIAVVLGILLAAATVQLRTPKPAAQKTRDYLIDRIHAKTKSADELAEKNAKTSAAIEAAQTKALHGDNKALLTRYKNLKVAAGATAMSGAGIRLALSDGDSDQKSDTDPRAGDGSDSRVQDRDIQTIVNALWAAGAKAVTVNGARLTSLSSIRSAGGAILVDYKPLSQPYTIDALGDSDTLQARLAASSGGSYLQSLKSNYGIDVSIQAESDLTMPASDSLRLHVAHTPKSGKSAPTGGS; encoded by the coding sequence ATGACTGCACCGACTCGCGGCAGCGACACCGGTTATCCCAACACGATGAGTCTGCTGCAGTCCCTGTGGCAGAACGACCCTTCGCCGGAATACGCCGAAGCGGCGGCGCGAGGCCACCGCACCTCGAAGCCGAAGCACGCAGTCATCGTCGCGATTGCCGTCGTCCTCGGCATTTTGCTTGCCGCTGCCACCGTGCAGCTGCGCACCCCGAAGCCGGCCGCGCAAAAGACCCGTGATTACCTCATTGACCGCATTCACGCCAAAACAAAATCCGCCGACGAACTCGCCGAGAAGAACGCCAAGACCTCGGCGGCCATCGAGGCGGCCCAGACCAAGGCGTTGCACGGCGACAACAAGGCGCTGCTCACCCGCTACAAGAACCTCAAAGTCGCGGCCGGCGCCACGGCGATGTCCGGCGCCGGGATCCGCCTGGCCCTCAGCGACGGCGACTCCGATCAAAAGAGCGACACCGATCCTCGGGCCGGCGACGGCTCCGACAGCCGGGTACAAGACCGCGACATCCAAACGATCGTCAACGCACTCTGGGCGGCCGGCGCCAAAGCCGTCACGGTGAACGGCGCGCGTCTGACCTCGCTGTCGTCCATCCGGTCGGCCGGCGGCGCGATCCTCGTCGACTACAAACCCTTGTCGCAGCCGTACACGATCGACGCGCTCGGCGATTCGGACACGCTTCAAGCCCGACTTGCCGCGTCAAGCGGCGGCAGTTACCTGCAAAGCCTGAAATCCAATTACGGCATCGACGTGAGCATCCAGGCCGAATCCGATCTGACAATGCCGGCGTCGGATTCATTGCGCTTGCACGTAGCCCACACGCCGAAATCCGGAAAATCAGCTCCGACCGGAGGTTCATAA
- a CDS encoding inorganic phosphate transporter: MDTVILVVVVVLGLVFSYTNGFHDAASAVASAISTRALPPRAALALAAAGNLAGALLSAGVAVTVAKGIIAPPGGDKGMAVLFAALTGAILWNLMTWYFAVPSSSSQSLIGGMVGAGLASGITVYWRSGVVDAVLLPMVISPLIGFGGGYLLMIAALWIFRRANPHRTERGFRIAQIFSAASLAVGHGLQDAQKSMGIIVLALVTADRRHGFEVPLWVVLVCAAAMAAGTFSGGWRIMRTLGRRIFPLRPQHGFIAEATSSIVLYLTAYFIAAPISTTQVITSSVMGVGSTRRFSAVRWSVAREIVIAWVLTLPAAAAVAAAVYALTALISPG; encoded by the coding sequence ATGGACACCGTCATCCTGGTCGTGGTTGTCGTCCTCGGCCTGGTTTTCAGCTACACCAACGGATTCCACGATGCCGCAAGTGCTGTGGCCAGTGCAATCTCCACCCGGGCGCTGCCTCCCCGCGCTGCACTGGCCCTGGCTGCGGCCGGGAACCTCGCCGGCGCGTTACTCTCCGCAGGAGTCGCGGTGACAGTGGCCAAGGGCATTATCGCGCCGCCGGGTGGCGACAAAGGCATGGCAGTGTTGTTCGCCGCGCTTACCGGGGCGATTCTCTGGAATTTGATGACTTGGTACTTCGCCGTACCCTCATCGTCGTCACAGTCGCTCATCGGAGGCATGGTCGGCGCCGGGCTGGCCTCCGGAATCACCGTGTACTGGCGAAGCGGTGTCGTCGACGCCGTGCTCTTGCCCATGGTCATCTCGCCACTCATCGGGTTCGGCGGCGGTTATCTACTCATGATCGCCGCGCTTTGGATTTTCCGTCGGGCGAATCCGCACCGCACCGAACGAGGCTTCCGAATCGCCCAGATCTTCTCTGCGGCCAGTCTCGCTGTTGGGCATGGACTACAAGACGCACAGAAGAGCATGGGCATAATTGTCCTCGCTCTTGTCACTGCCGACCGCCGCCATGGATTCGAAGTGCCCCTGTGGGTGGTGCTGGTCTGCGCTGCTGCGATGGCTGCGGGCACGTTTTCCGGCGGCTGGCGAATCATGCGTACTCTCGGTCGGCGAATCTTCCCACTGCGCCCGCAGCACGGATTCATCGCTGAAGCGACAAGCTCGATCGTGCTCTACTTGACTGCCTACTTCATCGCGGCGCCGATCTCCACCACCCAGGTGATCACGTCCTCGGTCATGGGCGTGGGATCCACTCGCCGATTTTCCGCGGTGCGCTGGAGCGTAGCCCGCGAAATCGTCATCGCCTGGGTACTAACCCTTCCCGCCGCAGCCGCTGTTGCCGCTGCCGTATACGCGCTAACCGCGTTGATATCGCCGGGGTAG
- a CDS encoding DUF47 domain-containing protein, with amino-acid sequence MFTDAAGNLLDGSVLLKELFDAEPGQRPEIATRLKAVEHAGDDATHAIFRALNTSFITPFDRDDIAQLAGQLDDVLDAMEAAADLSVLYQIQELPSGVDAQIAILHQASELTVDAMPRLATLQNLDSYWITINDLENQADQVYRSLLADLFNNGTEPLRLFKIKEVVDQLEEAADAFEHVANVIQSIAAKES; translated from the coding sequence TTGTTCACCGACGCGGCCGGAAACCTTCTCGACGGTTCCGTGCTGCTGAAGGAACTCTTTGATGCCGAACCCGGACAGCGACCCGAAATCGCCACGCGTCTCAAGGCTGTTGAACATGCCGGCGACGATGCGACCCACGCCATCTTCCGGGCGCTGAATACGAGCTTTATTACGCCGTTCGACCGCGACGACATCGCTCAATTGGCCGGGCAACTCGACGATGTGCTGGACGCGATGGAAGCAGCGGCCGATCTGTCCGTCTTGTATCAAATCCAAGAACTACCCAGCGGAGTCGACGCCCAGATCGCCATATTGCACCAGGCATCCGAACTCACTGTCGACGCCATGCCCCGGCTGGCCACGCTGCAAAATTTGGATAGCTACTGGATCACCATCAACGACCTGGAAAACCAGGCCGACCAAGTCTACCGATCGCTGTTGGCCGATCTATTCAACAATGGCACGGAGCCCTTACGCCTGTTCAAGATTAAAGAAGTTGTCGACCAGCTCGAAGAAGCCGCCGACGCGTTCGAGCACGTTGCCAACGTGATCCAGTCGATCGCTGCCAAAGAGTCTTGA
- a CDS encoding MFS transporter — translation MTVRLRPGTGRANVALIVVSVMLAVLIGPLNSTMIAVALPAITHDFGMRSSAGTWLVTVYLITMAALMPVVGKLGDRFGRRPVMLVGLVAFFVASAGAAIAPSFAVLMASRIAQAAAASVLMPNGIAILRETVSRQRLGTAIGMVGLAAPLAAAAGPPVGSLLLAASGWRALFVLNLAVLIVPLAVGWLLLPRHTRSGSGGKFDVVGSMLVCVLLVAFAGLLDLPASGWAVAGWALLLVVSGAVLLRQERNHPDPAVALGLFVNPPFAVASAGILLSNFAMYGPLLSLPLLLADRPHWPDGATGGVIAAMMVAVAVLAPFGGWLSDHVGQRIPAAIGFVVTAAGLAPLAFAGPQLSAVGVGVALAVAGVGMGLSNSALQTMSVEAVDPSETGMASGVYSTCRYLGSITVSALLAGPLASSVQNAAGFAAPFLTYTAAAAIGAVLIALLPLFSHFRKPVSCD, via the coding sequence ATGACCGTCCGACTCCGTCCCGGCACCGGACGTGCCAACGTCGCACTGATCGTGGTCAGCGTGATGCTTGCCGTGCTGATCGGACCGCTGAACTCCACCATGATTGCGGTGGCATTACCAGCGATCACACACGATTTCGGTATGCGCTCGAGCGCCGGGACGTGGCTGGTCACGGTGTACTTGATCACGATGGCCGCGTTAATGCCGGTCGTGGGCAAGCTCGGCGACCGCTTCGGACGGCGGCCCGTGATGCTGGTCGGACTTGTCGCATTCTTCGTGGCCTCGGCGGGCGCGGCGATTGCTCCGAGTTTCGCGGTGCTGATGGCCAGTCGTATCGCCCAGGCAGCGGCAGCCTCAGTATTGATGCCGAATGGCATCGCAATCCTGCGCGAAACCGTTTCTCGGCAACGACTCGGCACCGCGATCGGAATGGTCGGGCTTGCGGCGCCTCTTGCCGCAGCTGCCGGCCCGCCGGTGGGAAGTCTACTGTTGGCGGCATCGGGCTGGCGCGCGTTGTTCGTACTCAACTTGGCCGTGCTCATCGTTCCGCTTGCAGTCGGCTGGCTCCTGCTGCCGCGCCACACACGCTCCGGCAGCGGGGGCAAGTTCGACGTGGTCGGGTCGATGTTGGTGTGTGTACTGTTGGTGGCGTTCGCTGGACTCCTCGATCTGCCGGCATCCGGCTGGGCGGTGGCCGGCTGGGCGTTATTGCTCGTGGTCTCGGGGGCCGTACTACTACGGCAGGAACGCAACCATCCGGACCCCGCCGTAGCGCTCGGCCTGTTCGTCAATCCGCCGTTTGCGGTGGCCTCGGCCGGGATCTTGCTGTCCAACTTCGCCATGTACGGGCCGCTGCTGTCGCTGCCGCTGTTGTTGGCTGATCGGCCGCACTGGCCGGATGGCGCAACCGGCGGCGTCATAGCCGCGATGATGGTTGCCGTCGCCGTGCTTGCCCCGTTCGGAGGGTGGCTGTCCGATCACGTCGGACAACGAATTCCGGCCGCAATTGGATTCGTAGTGACCGCTGCTGGCCTGGCGCCGCTGGCATTTGCCGGGCCCCAGCTTTCGGCCGTCGGCGTCGGCGTTGCCCTGGCGGTAGCCGGGGTCGGCATGGGCCTGTCCAACTCGGCACTTCAAACCATGTCGGTCGAAGCCGTCGATCCGAGCGAAACCGGCATGGCCAGCGGGGTGTATTCCACGTGCCGCTACCTCGGCAGTATCACCGTTTCCGCCCTGCTGGCCGGACCGCTTGCCTCCTCCGTGCAGAATGCCGCCGGGTTTGCCGCGCCGTTCCTCACCTACACCGCAGCCGCCGCCATCGGCGCGGTACTGATCGCTTTGCTACCTCTGTTTTCGCACTTCCGAAAGCCCGTGTCATGCGACTGA
- a CDS encoding PEP-utilizing enzyme, which yields MRINTYVYRAVITNENAEDGSGVSSTADDAKMQAASDDLTRAWKQEYLPEVQGFLDEFEKLDLTAYSNSDLVDVVDHALGWMERLWQLHMLTVLPAYAAVNEFTDAYHDLFGDGAALDAYSLLGGLPNKTVEAAQVLWDLSRDAAACPEVARLLRTVPPEDFRDSLDRTSAGRKFARALDDYLHTYGQRGDLCSLTAVSWIEDPTPVIRNLASYLEQPEAAAPAQAVERAARERDQAVGAAHERLTGYPRPVVSLFDKLLNAAQTGSALTEDHTFYIDYCGVYQIRRVFLEAGRRLSDLGVVREPSDVFLLGANDLRQALTASGRDTAVETVKSNREEMDHFAAVTPPPVLGDGEPPQLRGAFGRFHSKMFGGTAAGEDVESQAEPGVWRGSSGSSGTARGTARIVKTLAEAGRLVAGEVLVAPTTAPPWTPLFSVAAAVVTDTGGVLSHCAIVAREYGLPAVVGVAGATSTISDGQLVEVDGDSGVVRLLESP from the coding sequence ATGCGAATCAATACCTACGTGTACCGAGCGGTGATCACCAACGAGAACGCCGAGGACGGCTCGGGCGTGTCGTCGACTGCGGACGACGCGAAGATGCAAGCAGCGTCGGACGACCTCACTCGGGCCTGGAAGCAGGAATACCTCCCTGAAGTTCAAGGATTCCTCGATGAGTTCGAAAAGCTGGATCTGACCGCGTATTCAAATTCCGACCTCGTCGACGTCGTGGATCACGCTCTTGGATGGATGGAACGACTGTGGCAGCTGCACATGCTGACGGTGTTGCCCGCCTATGCCGCGGTCAACGAATTCACCGATGCTTACCACGATCTGTTCGGCGACGGTGCAGCGTTGGATGCATACAGCTTGCTGGGTGGGCTTCCGAATAAGACAGTCGAGGCGGCCCAGGTGCTGTGGGATCTGTCGCGGGACGCGGCAGCTTGTCCGGAGGTGGCCCGACTACTGCGTACGGTTCCGCCGGAGGACTTCCGGGACTCGTTAGACCGCACCTCGGCCGGCCGCAAATTCGCCCGGGCGTTGGATGACTATCTGCACACCTACGGTCAACGAGGAGACTTGTGCAGCTTGACGGCGGTGAGCTGGATCGAAGACCCCACTCCGGTCATTCGAAATCTGGCATCTTATCTCGAGCAGCCCGAAGCGGCCGCCCCGGCGCAGGCCGTGGAGAGGGCGGCGCGTGAACGCGATCAAGCGGTCGGCGCAGCTCACGAGCGTTTGACCGGGTATCCTCGGCCGGTCGTCTCGCTGTTCGACAAGCTATTGAACGCCGCACAAACCGGCAGCGCACTCACTGAGGATCACACGTTCTACATCGACTATTGCGGCGTCTATCAGATACGCCGTGTCTTCCTCGAGGCCGGTCGCCGATTGTCCGACTTGGGCGTGGTACGTGAGCCAAGCGACGTGTTCTTGTTGGGGGCGAATGACCTGCGGCAGGCGTTGACCGCCTCCGGCCGGGACACTGCCGTTGAAACGGTGAAGTCCAACCGTGAAGAGATGGACCACTTTGCCGCCGTCACACCGCCCCCGGTCCTCGGTGACGGGGAGCCGCCGCAATTGCGTGGCGCCTTTGGACGGTTCCACAGCAAAATGTTCGGCGGAACCGCGGCCGGGGAGGACGTCGAGTCCCAAGCCGAGCCCGGGGTGTGGCGCGGGTCCAGCGGTTCATCCGGTACTGCCCGAGGAACCGCGCGGATCGTCAAGACCTTGGCTGAGGCCGGGCGGCTTGTCGCCGGAGAGGTACTAGTTGCTCCGACGACCGCTCCACCCTGGACACCGCTCTTTTCGGTCGCGGCGGCCGTGGTCACCGACACCGGTGGAGTGCTCTCGCATTGTGCGATCGTGGCACGTGAATACGGCCTACCCGCAGTAGTCGGGGTTGCCGGCGCAACGTCGACCATCTCCGACGGTCAACTGGTTGAGGTGGACGGTGACAGTGGGGTAGTGCGGCTGTTGGAGTCTCCATGA